The DNA sequence aagaaatccctgcaagtctgcaaaagacttgactgtggcggaggttcaccttccagtaagaaaaacggccctaaacatacaatcagagctacaatggaatagtttagatcaggggtcgtcaaactatggccctccagttgttcaggaacagcatattcatgtgttagaatgacccagtcaaagttcagacctaaacccaattgaaaatctgtggcaagacttgaaaattgctgttcacagacgctctccatccaatctgacagagcttgagttaatttgcaaagaagaatgggcaaaaatgtcactctctagatgtgcaaagctggtagagacatccccaaaaagacttgcagctgtaattgcagcgaaaagtggttctacaaagtatttgactcaggggagctgaatacaaatgcacgccacacctttcacatatttatttgtaaaaaaatgttgaaaaacatttatcattttccttccacttcacaattacgtgccactttgtgttgatctatcacttaaaatacatttatgtttttggttgtaacatgacaaatgttaaagggtatgaatactttttcgaggcactgtaaaTCGCATATCTAATttgctgactacctatcacatatttggaggccctggagcaccaggacagcagAAACACCCACAAAAATGACCCTACTTTGGAGAGTAAACACTACAAGGTATTTTTAAGAGGTACGGTGAGTCTTTTGAAACAAAGTCCCAAGTGGTAACAAAGTAATTATCTTTGTTCACACCCAATGGCATTACAAACTGAATGAAAAAACAAGCAGATTTGACTTGCATAAGTTTGTTCACACCTTGTGTAAAGACATGCGTATTTATTAGATAGGTCTCTGCAACGACACAAAGAAAACCATTGTGGCCTGTTCATGCCAAAACACTGCTgtcatgtgagttttttttttctatgaagaaACATTTAGCACAATTGCTCTGCAGGAGCACAAAAAAATTGTTCTCGGTTTGCACCATACCATTagtgtaattttaatttttttttctgtgaaaaaaaaaaaggaatacatatTGCAGATTTCTGCACAGAAAAAATCTGCACAGGATAGCAGGTTTGTGCGGTGAACAGGACACAGAGAGCAACTGTTTTCTTTGTGCCCTCCCagaaacaaatgcaaaaaaaactcACATCTCTGCACATGTGAGAACGAGGCCTACAAAACGATCCCCATAATGACGgacgaactaaaaaaaaaaaaactgttggtgtGAGCACATTGGGTAATTTCTCCCATGTGACAAAAAATCAGTGTGATAAGCTGGCAAAATCTTTTTCCTAAATTTCTTCAAACGATGTACAATCCCTCTCAGGCAGTTACGAAACAAGTATCCTCACGGAAGATTTACCCTCTGTCCATGTTCTGTTGCCAACTCAATATTTTgcattttccctcactttcagtttCAGGGACAATAGTAGccagtgaatctccccagcagggaatACAGaccgcaaaataaaaaaaaaaaggccaaaaatgggCAGCACGTCAAAGGATATATACTTATAGAATTGTAATAAATGCTTCCAAGGCGGCTGTTTTCAGCGCACCCCCTCCTCAAATGTCAGCACCATGCTACCCCaggtttgcaccccccccccatcctttggttgttaggacactggcatAGCAACTGATGATGCTGTGGCCAGACCAGCGGCCTGGGCATCGATTGCTTGGACACACTGAACTGTCGGTTACCAGGATACTGGCACAGCAACCAATGGTGCTGGGGCCCAGCAGCAAGTGTCCTAGAAACCAGCTCAGTAAATCTGGCCACAGATTGATTAAAGCTCGGTCAGTTTAGCACTGACCAGTCAAGGTTTTATAACTCTATGGGTAGGCTGGTTGCACTGCAGTTGAATTACTGATCCACTTTAGTACAACCAATCACTTCCAGCAGCTATAGTCGCCAGCAGTAATCATTTTTTCCCCCTGGCAAGGAAGGCTCCCCACCGGCAGAACATAGAAGTGCTGCATGATGGATTCCTCCATCAACGTTaactgtgttgattggggaattgagcaattttcattccttccacctgtggtggaaggaaagaaaattgcataatctatgggctgctttactcTGCTCAGTATATACAGGGAAATGTTACTGAACCGCAGTGAGGATGGAGTGTCCAGTATGGATATTCCAGCTTCAATGCTGCCCCTCCAACAAGTGTTGCCTGAGGTGGTCTCCTTGCTTTGCCTCATTGGCGGCACATACCTGCCTTTATTTAGCAGTCTATCTTGTGTTCCTGGAGTACAACTTTAATTAGGTGTTCCCTAAATTTATGTGAAATTCATAAGATATAAACAGATTCTGTCCTGTGTGAATGTTCCGATGAAAAATGATATTGCGTCTCTCCCATGTGACTCTTTTGGTGTCTAGTAAGGTTTCCCTTTTCTGTGAAGCACTTGTCACAATCTAAACATctaaatggcttctctcctgtgtgaaccctctggtgtttgATCAGATCTGATTTGGCTATAAAACATTTATCACACACAGAACACAGGAacggtttctctcctgtgtgaatcatCTGGTGTTTAGCAAGATTCGCTTTTTCTGTGAAGcacttgtcacattctgaacatctaAATGGTTTCTGTCCTTTGTGAGTCCTCTGGTGTTTGGTCAGATTTGATTTGAACCTAAAACGTTTATCACATTCAGGGCACACATATGGCTTCTCTTCTGTGTGAATCTTCTGGTGTATAGTAAGATGTGATTTCTCTTTGAAGCTCTTGTTACACTCTAAACATCTATATGGtctctcccctgtgtgaatcctctggtgttgaGTAAGATTTCCTTTTTCCGCAAAGCTTTTGTCACATTCTGAGCATTTAaatggtttctcccctgtgtgaatcctCAGGTGACCAATAAGAATTTGCTTTTTTGCAAAACACTTGCCACATATCACACATCTATATGGGTTTACTCCTGTGTGAGCCCGCTGGTGTTGGGTTAGCTCCGATTTGGACCTAAAATATTTATCACATTCTGAGCATAAATATGGCTTCTCGCCGGTGTGAATCCTCAGATGATTAGTTAGACTTCCCTTCTCTGGGAAGCACTTGTCACATTCAGGACATCTAAAAAGCTTCTCCCCTGTGTGGATCTTCTGGTGTTTTCTAAGACCTGACTTATCGGTGAAGCTCTTATCACATTCTGAACATGTAAATGGTTTCTCTCCATTATGATTCCTCTGACGAATAATTAAATGCTCCATAATTCTAAAGGACTGTTCACAATCCATAGAAGAAAATGGCTTTTCACTTGTGGAGCTCATCATTTGGTGAGATACTGCTTCACTCACAATCCTTTTCATAATTCAGTTTATTAATCCACCTGTAGG is a window from the Aquarana catesbeiana isolate 2022-GZ linkage group LG03, ASM4218655v1, whole genome shotgun sequence genome containing:
- the LOC141133418 gene encoding uncharacterized protein, giving the protein MKRIVSEAVSHQMMSSTSEKPFSSMDCEQSFRIMEHLIIRQRNHNGEKPFTCSECDKSFTDKSGLRKHQKIHTGEKLFRCPECDKCFPEKGSLTNHLRIHTGEKPYLCSECDKYFRSKSELTQHQRAHTGVNPYRCVICGKCFAKKQILIGHLRIHTGEKPFKCSECDKSFAEKGNLTQHQRIHTGERPYRCLECNKSFKEKSHLTIHQKIHTEEKPYVCPECDKRFRFKSNLTKHQRTHKGQKPFRCSECDKCFTEKANLAKHQMIHTGEKPFLCSVCDKCFIAKSDLIKHQRVHTGEKPFRCLDCDKCFTEKGNLTRHQKSHMGETQYHFSSEHSHRTESVYIL